From a single Silene latifolia isolate original U9 population chromosome 6, ASM4854445v1, whole genome shotgun sequence genomic region:
- the LOC141587090 gene encoding uncharacterized protein LOC141587090: MVNTSKKNPPHFGCFSNIFEKFICKSNLPTHPCLSDEIPEKIIQTKSDAANNKIDTEVVVRSQVQTQASPGIVARLMGLETMPDCENTRKSTSSHETLFRSKSLSSLHFLPDFDPARAAFHRRARTSSASFHEQGPTLLVKIDEISEIADGVKKTELFKSGRDEFKQKKPEKRENVVNLKGNECRKSRKNIVGKNKPNNQERYQKSNKFISNRLKASTNVVSNERNYSRGKCGIQRNKSLNKDQNMKVVSNISRKKKVDHKKGMDVDVQSDVSTRSPVSVLDHHLEFDSPSTDDANVILISSPSRRKSARKIKLLDEPTPQYMNLKSNKNDDNSPDKRAREQKSVKNDAELAEYFMGLSGQVCELADAQLSKDMTSDIRRYELFKAQLLDDLCLDLGQEIVGYLLNELTDELTSFKF, encoded by the exons ATGGTGAACACCTCAAAGAAAAACCCTCCTCATTTTGGTTGTTTCTCTAATATCTTTGAAAAATTCATTTGTAAAAGTAATCTTCCCACACATCCGTGTCTATCCGACGAAATCCCTGAAAAAATTATCCAAACAAAAAGCGATGCTGCTAATAACAAAATTGACACGGAGGTTGTTGTTAGGTCTCAGGTTCAAACCCAGGCGAGTCCCGGGATAGTTGCAAGACTAATGGGACTAGAGACAATGCCCGATTGTGAAAATACAAGGAAATCAACGTCGAGTCATGAAACGCTTTTTAGGAGCAAGTCTCTTAGTTCGTTGCATTTCTTACCAGATTTCGACCCAGCTAGAGCTGCGTTTCATCGTCGTGCTAGAACTTCCTCTGCTTCTTTTCACGAACAAGGGCCTACTCTTTTGGTAAAAATAGACGAAATTTCAGAGATTGCTGATGGTGTGAAAAAGACCGAGTTATTCAAGTCAGGTCGTGATGAATTCAAACAAAAGAAGCCGGAAAAGAGAGAAAATGTCGTGAATTTGAAAGGAAATGAGTGTAGGAAAAGTCGGAAAAATATTGTCGGTAAGAATAAGCCTAATAATCAAGAACGCTATCAAAAAAGTAACAAGTTTATTAGCAATAGGTTAAAGGCTAGTACTAATGTTGTTAGTAATGAAAGGAATTATTCAAGGGGAAAATGTGGAATTCAGAGAAATAAATCATTAAATAAGGATCAGAATATGAAAGTTGTGTCAAATATTTCAAGGAAAAAGAAGGTTGATCATAAAAAGGGCATGGATGTAGATGTTCAGAGTGACGTATCGACACGAAGTCCGGTTTCTGTCCTTGATCATCACCTTGAATTCGATTCCCCTTCAACAG ATGATGCTAATGTTATACTGATTTCATCACCTTCAAGGAGAAAATCAGCGCGGAAAATCAAACTTCTCGATGAGCCAACACCACAGTACATGAACCTGAAATCAAACAAAAATGATGATAATTCCCCAGACAAGAGAGCAAGAGAACAGAAATCAGTCAAGAATGATGCAGAGTTAGCTGAGTATTTCATGGGCTTATCTGGCCAAGTTTGCGAACTGGCTGACGCCCAGTTATCCAAAGACATGACGAGTGATATCAGAAGATATGAGTTGTTCAAGGCCCAGTTGTTGGACGATTTATGCTTGGATCTTGGGCAAGAAATCGTTGGGTATTTGTTAAACGAGCTAACGGATGAACTAACTAGTTTTAAGTTTTAG